In the Glycine max cultivar Williams 82 chromosome 19, Glycine_max_v4.0, whole genome shotgun sequence genome, AATAGACATAATTTGTTGATTTCTCTGAGGAGACATGATTGTACTTGTGAAAGTGAAGACCAGCCTTCCATTGAGCCAGAAATAAATTGTAGCTTGATTTACGCTGTCCATGGAAATACATAATTCTGTTACAGTAGCTCATAACTAAAGGATGGTGAAGTGGATCATTAACATTGTTCAGCTAAACAATTGCTTGAAGAACAAAATGTGACCGTTTTATTCCACacaaatttataaacaaatttagGAAAAAAGTGTCTTCAGAAGGATTTCATTACTCTAAATATCAGAAGTAAAGTGTTTTCATTTCAAATGTTATGGTGGTTGGTAAATCATGTACAGTTGTTCCTCTTGATGGTAAACTAAGATTGTGTCAATTTCTGTCGTTAGGTGGAACCCGGATGCAATTGTATTCAACTCCTTTCAGCTCTATGGAACTCCTAGCTATTGGGTGCAACTATTTTTCTCAGAGTCAAGTGGAGCAACACTTCTAAGTACATCACTTCAAGCACCTTCCTCAAATTCACTTGTTGCATCAGCAATTACATTTCAAAATTCTGTAGATAAGAAAAATTACATACGAATAAAGGTAAGTAACAGACAATTTTGCATCAGTTACACAtatttctgtatttttttaaaattgagaatCAGTTCTATTTCCCTAGTTATAGTTAATGGCATCAAGTTGGATTTGTagaaacattttatattttaattttttgaatttattgaTCTCActatttattctatattttttggaaATTGACATTGCTATGAAATCGTAAGTTTTGAGAACTTCTCAAAGAACAAGGCATACtttaaaattaaggataaaaaacttatcttccaccattttccataaaattgacaaattattttatagtgtTTGGATGTGCGTCCCGAAAGATTAGACGTGCAAAGCATCAATACACACACTTAGTGAGCAGAttaataaaatagatttgtTGTGCTTTAAATGCTGTCATTGGGTTTGGGTCCTCTCCATTTTTCCATTACtaagcttttgaaaaaaataaatgttacttCCCATAAAGTGTGTATCatttccattttatttattttcccaaaatcttataaaaacgAAAGAAATGGAGAAAATGGTGGAAAAAGGAAATGGAGAGCATCCATTTATGCTTTCATTAGCACTGTCATCAATCTGAATCAATTGACTTTTGCAGGTTGTGAACTTCGGTACCACTGCCGTGAACCTCAAAATCTCTCTTGATGGACTGGAACCAAACTCATTGCAGTTATCTGGGTCAACAAAGACTGTGCTTACATCTGCAAATGTAATGGATGAGAACTCCTTCTCACAGCCAAAGAAGGTACCTCAAGCTTCACTCTTTCCAAACTTCTCGTTTATAATTGAGCTAATTTGTTCATCCCCATGTTTTGATACACCCTTCtgaatattatttagtttattataaaaacgTTCTAACTTCTTGCATGAACGATAGTGTTATAAGGAAACCATTTCACAATTAGTTTAAGAGAAAATAGGTTATACACTGAAGTTCTAAACAATTTTACACtgttattcaatcacaaattaccGTGTATAATAGTTTGTTGACTTTCAGAACAACTAAGTCATACCAACAATGGTTTCTAATTGGATGATAGTGTAACTGTGCATAACTgttaattttactttaaatgCCTTTTAAATAATGTGAAGTAAATTGTCTTTGATGTTTCTATCAATGAAAGTTTTTCATGGGTTCCTCACGTCAAACATAGCTTATAATTATAAAGATAGAAATCGTTATGGCTATTTAGGAACCATGTTAAATTAgcttatgattttgttttttttaatatggttTCAGGTGGTGCCAATCCAAAGTCTACTTCAGAATGTTGAGAAGGACATGAATGTCACAGTCCCACCTCGTTCGTTCACATCATTTGATCTGCTGAAACAATCCAGTAATTTGAAGATGGCAGGGAGCGATTCTTCCACGTGGTCTTCTATTTAACGTTATTAAAAATTTGACCAAAagcagaaaaaataaataaagggaaAGGAATGGGATGTATGCAATAGCTGCAATTAACTATATAATAAGTTTGACACCTTAGTTGGTCTACTTTGCCATGTAATTAAACAATGTTGTGctgtaaataatatttgtatagtttaatttaattggtcCACCAGGCACGAAGCAGTTATTCTGAAATTAATAAGACCTCTGAAATAATTTTACGAATAACACTCCACAAGCCAATTGGCCTTAATTGAGTCATATTTTTAGGAACATTCACTTTTTGACATAGAACAACATGGGTATAGTTCATCTTGTTAACAATGCAAATATGGAGAAAAGGGGAAGAGGTAGAAGAGAGAacaaagaaagatgaagagctCGAGCTATGTTCTAATAATGCAAATCTGAATGTATAATAGTGAAAAAGGGGGAATACAGGGGGAATAAGAGGTAAGAATAGTTGTATTACAATAATATCAATTGATGATTAAAGATAATAATGATGGAGGTGGTGGAGGTGATTATTGTCTTTGctgaaaataatgataattgttGTAGTAGTAATATAATGATGAAGGTaagattaacaaaaataaagaaggCGTCACAATGTGAAAAAGATTAGGAATTGTTATTCAGATGATAAAGATTAGAAAATTAGGAAATGttagtttaattatattaaaattattttatgaaattctttaaaatcatattaaaatttaatggatttaaaattgagattccaatttttaagaattttgtaATGTCATGAATCATGATTACGATTGAGGCCTAATTCCAATTTCAAGTTTTAAATCGACACTCAATTGTGTGCCAGAGAATTAGAAATACTTAAGGTAAAGTTCACTTTTTTCCTGtacttatattctttttaaaatatttttttcattttttatgtcatttaatTCCTCTTAACTTTGTTATAAGATAAAATCATtgttaagtttttaattaatgttaacaataatttaacattttaaaattgattcccTAAAATTTACATTCTAAAGaggtaatataaaatcaaatagtCACTCTAGAGTATAGagaataataaaatgttaaaccaCGGATTTGGATCCTTTTTCTCGCAATATTGTCTCGAGACTCTCTTTCTCTTCAGCAATATTGTGGACCAGTAGATGCATCCACTgagagtaaaaattaaaaagggcaTGCTCAAAACGAATGTTATCGGTTGGATGAATGTGATgaacaaataaattaagattaaaaataagagttacaaaaaatcaattttagtaCCACACTCACAGCACGAAGAAAATCTCAATCATGTACTTTCTCCTTCATTTTCACCTTTCTCGTGAAAGTATATATATGGGACCCTTTCCCATGCTTCTCTTAGCTTGAACAATTTCATAGTAAAAGAGTACCGCAAAAATTACAAACACTTTGTCCCTTGCAAGCAAATGCTCATGAGATATTAAGATCAGAAAATAAAGGCATACCCTTAGCACAAAACTGGTACATATAGTTCCTTTAAACGTGACATTTTGTTTGGTAAATGTCAATTCTCAAATACATAAGCCTGTATCTCAATTGGGCATCGTGATTAATTTGATTActgaaaaaatatatgtatggtGGGTTTTGGGTGTATAAAAGACaatcaattattcaattatCAAACGTAGCCAATCTCTTTCTCCTAAATTGTGCTGCCTACAATGACCAGACCAACCCGCATGCGTCGAAGAGCTGAAATAGTGAAATTTATATGGGATATATATTAGACaataaattattgttgttttCCTCACTGTGGTTCAGACCTCGAAACCTAAACTTGTTGGTGCGTAGAAAATAGATACAGATAGAGAGTAAGAGTAGAATCTAAGTCTCAATTTCATTGATGCTTAATTGGCAACTTTGTAGCATTTAATAAGTTTAGTCACAAGCATTTATATATCAGAGCTGTGGTCCTGTATATGTTGGCCAGGGCACTTGTGACTTGTCAGTATCTCCAACTTTCTATTTTTCTGTATTGATGAGAAAACACAGTGTTCACCATATTAAGTACACGACAACCttgatcattatttttaatccaATGGTTAATAACTTAAGATTCATTTTAGTATGAATTTTCAATCTCAAGTGTTTAGATGCATCTAATGGtccacaagaaaagaaaagaaaactactATTCAGGCCTTTTTTGTTGATTATAGGACTTTACCTTATACACGACTTTGAAAttgtatatatagatatattaaaaaaagtaacatgTAACACGAGACTTGTAGTATTTACTTATACGGTTTTGAAATTATATAGAATAGAAGTCACTTCAATCATAGATAGAgtgacaaaaaatgaaaacttacctcaaaaaataaagaaaagaacagagcTAGAGCAGCAGGGAATATGAAAAAGTgagtataaattaaatattttttttgtgtctatTTCGGCCTTAATAGACATTGAATAGACTCTAATTAACTATTTAATGTTTGTTTTGCAGTTAATACCCATTTCAATGCATGTTCACTCTCATTCATGAATCTTATATCTTGTAGTTCAACGAATATTTGATGTTTGTCAACGTTAAAACACACCCTTAATTACTAGAAAAGAAATAGACATAGAAtttaaaacttgaaacttggaatttaaaaaaacaaacttgaaACTTATAagatctatttatttattttgtaggaaTGCATTGGGTTTTATTTAAACATCATAGTAATTTACAATAGAGATGAGAATCGATTCAATTTGGTGAGGAGAGTCCTCAACCCAATACATTTCATCTAATGAAAAAGCTAGTGTTGCTATGTTATGTGATGCTGAATTGCAAACTCTTTTTGCTCGCATTAGAGAGAAAGATCCCATTGTCGGTGACAACTCATTTGtatctttattaattttaattttatcaagcCATCTCAATTATGAAGTGGGTACGccaccaaaaaaataatgaagtgggtaagtgatgagtatcaaatgAAGACATAAAGTATTCAATgtgtattttgaaataattaagaacatccgataaaattggaaataattaataacattgcGAGGAAgatttgttttaaggatttatCAAAAGCACTATTTATAAtttgaagttattttattttccaaattatatttgaatgaattatgaatattctctttatagttttaaatatttatttatctttaatatttttttctctttttctgtcAAGAAGATTTTTGAGTCATACAAGATAGTATTGGACTGTGGCCAAATAATGGATAATTGTGTATGGTATCATTTGGGTCaacatgtaattttacattctgAATTTGTTTTTCTGGAAGGGGGCTGCTGGTAGTAATTTATGGAGTTACAGGAAGTGATAGTCTACTTTATATTCTTCGTGTGGGCCATGATCAGCTTAACAGGAACCTAAAACAAAACCAATTAAGAATTAAGAACATTATTAGAAGGGTGgacagagataaaaaaattatttacattttatatattttccttttaagtAGTTAGGAGAATGCACATTTGTTAGAAATTTTCCTTCCCtatatatatgatttgttaGACAAGAATATCATATGTTtcgtcatttaaattttgttaataatgGCGTATTGTTCTCTCAAGGTTTTGTTTGGTGTTGTGCTCTATGCCTTTGCGTTCCAACATTGCTACGCTGATGCAAACTCAACACTGATTGTAAATGCTGCTTCCAATAATGCAACTGCAAGGCAAATTCCTAACACTTTTCTTGGAGTATTCGTTGAGGTAAGTTTTCTCCTTCTCATTAGCTAATTATCCTTGCTTACTACTAAGAAAATGGGTGGTATTTTATTCTTCAATGCACTTTAAATGAACTTAAGCTATTTTccaaacatatataaatcatGATATTTCCGCTCCTCCCAAGATCTAGTTTGACCCCTTTAATGCTAAACaggtttttaaatagtttaataAATACTATATGATTTCAAGACATTGTATAATAAAGGTTACTCGTTGAACTTTATTGCAAGCATGCATGATCTTTTTGGTACTCGTATaactttattcttattttatccttttctctctttgccTTGTTCTTTGGTCTTCGTTTGTGACCTCTCTATTTCACTGGACACCCTCTCACGCTAATGCAATTTAGATTATTTTGAGACTTAGCTAAACGGAAACTATGTGCAATGGCGTTGAGCTTTGTGTGATTTTTTATACTCATGTTGTCAGCAAGATAATTGTAACCATTTCTATCGTTAATATAAGGCTTATTTGATGTTGGATATGGCATAATAAATGAGACTGATACAACTGCACTTAGATACAAATTTATGGAAATGCATCAGATTATTGGAGCTATATATGAGGTAGAGAAACCTTCTGCCTGCTCTCACAAGGGTCTCTACAAATCGAGAGAAACTTGTACAAATTTGTTTAATACAACATTTGcagctttttggttttatataaatattttctgaaatatGTTTCATATATGACAAGAccaataagtgaataaaaattgaaagaacaTGTTCATATTCTCTATCTACTCGCACTTTTCTTGCTTTCTCTGTTTGAACAATTATACAGGTGCTTCCATTTTTTTTGAACAGCATACTGGTGCTTCCATGATATCATTGCTATAATATAAACTTGTATAATATGACGGTGTACTGCTATTTTTAATATTGCTGTAAAGGATTGGACATAgagaagaaagggaaaaaccaaaAGGAAAGGGGAAGATGAACAATAAACATCACAGAGTGTGCCAACTATTCACTTCTGTTAATTTAACACAAGGACTAAATTTGAGTTGCAAATTACAGTTTGGAGgacttgtttttaatttcattaattctGAGGACTAAAAGGATGGTGTGTGACAAATTTGAGGACTAAATTGTCTATTTACTCAATTTATTTTCCAGGAGATTAATCATGCTGGCGCAGGGGGACTGTGGGCTGAACTTGTTATCAATAGAGGTTATTTCCATGTCCTAAACCTTTCTCTATCTTACAGATTCAGTTAGATACTTagatttcaatattttgaagtgatttgtttttcaactattatgaatttatttttaggcTTTGAAGCTGGAGGCCCAAACAATGCCTTAAATGTTTATAATTGGTCTATTATTGGAGATGAATCATCCATTTCGGTATCAATTAGCCGTACCTCTTGCTTTGAGCGCAATAAAGCTGCATTGCAAATGGAGGTGTATTGTGGTGCTCACAAACCTTGCCCATATGGTGTTGGTATCTCTAACCCTGGTTATTGGGGCATGGTAAGGAAATTAATATATCTTgaaattcacacacacacatggattttttctttcttcatattttttcttgtattattgttgtgtatgttttaaaaaaaattgtggtacatgtgtatgtttatatataacaaaaaatgaaaaaaaaaaaagactcatataatgtcacttttatttttcacaagaagtcgtaaatatattattagtttattgTATGAAGTAACTTTaatctttctaaaaaaaaaattcatgttcaGAATATTGAGCAAGGGAAGAGGTATAAGGTGGTCTATCATGTTAAATCAGAAAGAAAGTTTGATTTTCAACTGTCATTCACGGGTGTTGATGTTATAAAAGTGGCATCTAGTAGAAGGTAAGTTCCTTTTTATTTAGAAGACATTGTAGAGCTTGTATAGCCTATACCTAATAAcccataaaattatttgttgtatCGATTAAAACAACTAATAATGGTTCTTGGCAGACATGTTTATGGAGATGGAAAATGGAAAAGGGTGGAGACAATAGTGGAAGCAAAAACTACTAATCACTATTCAAGTCTTCAAATAACCACAACAAGAGAAGGGAGTTACTTGTTAGACCAAGTGTCAGTTATGCCATTGGACACTTACATGGTTAGTAGAATAACAACACCTTATAAATCAACAAATGTAGCTATTGAATTTATCGAAACTCTTTGGATCAACAATGATAGAGTAACTCCATTATCATCTCACAAATaactaaatttgtattttaacgaagaaaaatgagaatatactcaataataaaataattgacatGGATCTCATAAGCAGTCGCATTGCGcatacaaaacaaaattcttTTGCACTTGCTAATGACTTAAATGGAAGGATTGGAACTACAAATTCACCTAGTTCCAACGTGGAGGCTGATTCTCAGTTGCAGCCCAATTTGGCATTACAGCTCtgatgatatattattttttggattgaaTCCTCTCACATTGCTTACTAACATGTGATAATGTCATGTTATAGGAAAGAAAAGACACAATTTAAATGgacctttcttttttatttcagaAGCATTTAGAAGCAGAGCTTTTTCTtctgattttgttttgttttgttttttgactTCATAATAAAGGTTGGCCATACTAATAAGTATACAGTTGAATTGGTATCGGCCTAGTCTTTAAGACATACATGCGATTGAGAGTATGAATGTTCTATATTTTTCCTCATTTACTATATTgttttggcaaaaaaaaaaaaaatagtaagtcTACATTTGGTACCCCAATGACCCATATGTGTCTAGCAATGCATTCTATTTTGGTATGTTCTTTTCCTTTACCTCActtcattcttcttttgaaaCAGGGTCATGGCTTCCGAAATGACCTTTTTCAAATGGTGGCAgatttgaaaccaaaatttctCAGATTTCCAGGTATGTCAAAATTCTAAGTTTTCAAAGTGAGGTTTGCTGATTGCTATTCAACATTATTGAATTATTTGACAGTACTTATCAGTTATTGAATTGGATTTTTTTGTATAACATTGAATTGGAATTTTTTCTTCTGTGTAACTGATCTGGTTTTTAGTTGTCCACCGGTTCACATGTGATAGTAAGGTTCTATGTATGTTGACTTTTAATCTTGTGTGTAAGGGTTAATTTTTCTTGGAAGGTTAAATTTCATCTTAACCTTTGTAATGGAATAATATTTCTTCTTTCTGAActttgatgtaaaaaaaaaaatcctcttaGATCTAACTCTATTTATCAAAATCATTGCATTAGGTGGTTGTTATGTTGAAGGAAATTATCTGAGAAACCGATTTCAATGGAAAGATACTATTGGACCATGGGAGGAGAGACCTGGGCACCTTGGTGATGTTTGGAACTATTGGAGTGATGATGGAATTGGTTTTTTTGAGTATCTCCTGGTGAGTATTCTTTTAcaactataattaaatttgtcctgctgaataaatataatatgatttaatatttcTTGAGCAGCTAGCAGAGGACCTTGGGGCATTGCCGATATGGGTGTTTAACGCTGGTATATTCTTCTTCCctaagttgaaatttatttgaatttgtcTCTGTTATCTAATTAATTGAATGTCTTATTTAGGTTTCGGCCTTAATGATGAAATTGATACATCATCCATAGAATCCTATGTGCAAGTACCAATTTCTTCCCTTGCTTTTGTCTTCTCAGTCTTTCTTTATGAAtttatatctttatatttaCTATTATTCTAAAATCTTGGCATTAAAAGGACGCCCTCGATGGCATTGAATTTGCAAGAGGCTCTCCTACATCACAATGGGGTTCTGTTAGAGCTGCAATGGGACATCCTACCCCATTTGACTTGAGATATGTTGCTGTTGGAAATGAAAATTGTTGgcaaacttattttaattatcaagGTATGCATTTTCATTGTTTCTTATTATTCTTTGAGCACACATAAGTAAACCATTAATTAAACTTCcttttttgtgaataaaaaaggTTAATGAAACTTCTTATTAAGTGTAAAAACTTGTTTTATACGACTCAACACCTTCGTCATTTGTACGAATCAAAAGATTGATGTTATtcaattattaacatttttttttgtttcattttaggAAACTACCTTAAGTTCTATGAGGCTATAAAAGCTGCCTACCCAGATATTCAAATTATCTCAAATTGTGATGCTTCCAGAAAACCATTAAATCACCCGGCTGATTTGTTCGATTTTCATGTAATGATAATGTTCTCACATTAATTACTTGAACTTTCATTTTGTTGATTTAACTTTAACaagtgtgttttattttttcatttgtcaacttattatcctttttaatgttttatcttttattagacATATCCAAGCTCCAATGACATGTTTTCTCTGTTTACTAAGTTCGACAACACATCACGATCTGGTCCAAAGGTTTGATCATTTGGGTTCTAACAAACACTCTTCTAATTCATTATTCATCAATTGTTTATTTATGCATAATCTAATATATGAATGCTCAATCTGATTCTATAGGCTTTTGTTAGTGAATACGCTGTGAAAAGTGATGCTGCAAACGGAAATCTCTTGGCTGCTGTGGCTGAAGCCGCATTTCTTATTGGACTAGAAAAGAACAGGTTtgccataaaaaaatttaatgtactTTGTTTCAGTTTTATGAAGTTATTTTTGCCTTTAACCGTATAaagtttttcatttatattcttCTCTGATGCAGTGATATTGTGGAGATGGTTTCTTATGCACCacttttcttaaatataaatgaCAAGAGGTAATTTTCTTATAGTTTTGCTGTGAAAACTTCTACCCTTTATCATATTCTTGTAACATAGAATAAGCACTTTGAAAATTTAgtgtgataaattatttttagatttcaaCATGATGCCCATAATAACACGAGGTTGTGTAAATGTGTCATTACAGATGGATTCCCGATGCAATTGTGTTCGACTCTTATCAGGTTTATGGAACTCCTAGCTATTGGGTGCAGAAACTTTTTATTGAATCCAGTGGAGCAACATTTATTGACTCGACACTCAGTACAACTTCATCTAATAAACTTGCTGCATCTGTAATTATTTGGCAAGATTCTTCAGATAAGAAAAATTACCTAAGAATAAAGGTAAGAGGTGCCCTTTTCAccaaaattgaaattctgactATTGCTATATACAATGTTCTGGAACATGAAAGAAATATGAACATATCTATAGATTAGCTCTGGTTTGTTTTCTAATCTTTAATCAGCATTTCTATTTGGAGTAGAACCTTTTCACTAGCACTATATTCACTAGGAGTTGTTGATTTCCACAGGCAGTAAACTTTGGAGCAGCCGCTGAGAGTCTTGACATTGATTTAAGTGGGTTGGACTCAAATGTGCAACAATATGGTTCTACAATAACAGTGCTTACATCAACCAACGTAATGGATGAAAATTCATTCTTGGAGCCGAAGAAGGTACAATTTGGTTTATTTGTGCATGTGCTTTATACGTTGCATACAGTTGTGGCCCAGCTTGTAAACTAATTAACTAATGTCATTTATCATTATGttcttttcattataaaaatacaGGTGGTGCCACAAACAAGTCCATTGGAGATTGATGACAAACACCTGATTGTTCTTCTCCCTTCCTATTCAGTGATATCATTggattttttaatatgattagaATCTAGTTTTACAGCATAGGAATAATGtctctaaaataaaaatgaagacaaaTATTAAGGAGATTGATTGTGCCTTTTTTATATCATCAAGAAATGTAATATATTGTGGGTGGATAAAAATCTAGCAAATGTAGCACTTCTCTTTCTAGCGCCCAAATTGTGCTGCCTACAATGACAAGACCAACTCACCTGCATAGAGTATAGCTGAACTGGTGAAGGTTCAGTAGAAAATAGATACAGATAGCTAGTGAGAGTAGAACCTTAGTGTCAATGTCATTGATGCTTAATTGGCAACGATGTACCATTTATGACAATCATAATGAAATCAATGTCATGAGATATTGTTTTAATCACAAGGATTTATAAAACCTATGGTACTGTATATTGGCTAGAGAACTTGTCAGTATCGATCTGCAACTTTTTATCTTTCTGTATTGATAAGAAAAGCACTTCGCTCACCATATTTAAACATGATGATCctaatcataaataatcatagAATGACAGTGATGCAAACGTGTGGTagtgatttattttttgttgatataCTTGTTCACCCAAAAAAGTCAACAATTGTTTAGCTTGAGGGTAAGTTATTTGAAGAAAGTTAATCCGTAAGACTTTAACTCGGGCAACACATAGGcaaataattattctaattacAGCAATGCTAAACATTACGAAGTATACTGGTACAAAGATTCGATGAATGATGTGATAAAAATTGATTGGTTAAatcataagataaaaaattttaaaatttaaaagtttccTGAAATCGTGGTAATTATATTATACTTTTATGGTTTTGTACTTGCACGAATTCCTACCAAATAGTGTTTTCCTTCTAATTATACAAGTAGGTAGTTATTTGAGAGATAATACATAGTAGAAATAAGATTAATGAATACTGGTGGTATTAGTTATAGGATCTTATTTTGAATAAGTAAATTGAAAGATAAATATTTCtgactttttaaattattaggtAATCACTAATTTTTAATCTCCACTAtttctatataattataatatattattctatcattcttaaaataaaataaaaatatattattcgtcagcattaagaaaaaaaatacacaatagtATCAAGCccgacattttaaaaaaaaatatgattaggcTCTTGCTATTTACACCTCCATTTTCCTAAGTACACCCCATACCCTTTTCTATCTCTCTTTTACgctttatattctttttcttaaagaaatacacctttttttgctttctataaATGTATTCCTAAATTGCATATATCTGttctagaaatatatttttgaaactgATTCATAGTTTCAAAGATACACTTCtgaaatatgtatatatttttcaataaaatatcacttaaaaattaagatggttgacgaaaaattaaaaaaaatgataaacgtTTATTTTATACCTATGTTTTTTAGTCTTATTTACATCTTATCATTAATGTTCTTTAAATCCtatataaaatcttattttcatcttctttATTATTCGTTAAACCCTAATCTTAAACTATTTTCAccatatattcattatataatattgtatttttatcattattatacaatattttgcGTTTTCCTTCATGTGACAATGTGTTTCAAGGTATGTTTATCACTAACCTCATGTGACATTAAATCATTGACATAGACTTAGATTAGAAAATGAATGAATACACTTAAAGAAAGAAATCATCATAAAAAACTTTGCTTTGTAAttaaggtgcataatatatgaAGTTAGTAATAAAGGTACCTTAAAATATAATGTCACAtgaagaaaaacacaaaatattatatgatgaatatagtttaaaattaaggtttaaagaataattaagataaaatgaaaattagattttagataagatttaaaaaatattaatgataagatga is a window encoding:
- the LOC100787734 gene encoding alpha-L-arabinofuranosidase 1; the encoded protein is MAYCSLKVLFGVVLYAFAFQHCYADANSTLIVNAASNNATARQIPNTFLGVFVEEINHAGAGGLWAELVINRGFEAGGPNNALNVYNWSIIGDESSISVSISRTSCFERNKAALQMEVYCGAHKPCPYGVGISNPGYWGMNIEQGKRYKVVYHVKSERKFDFQLSFTGVDVIKVASSRRHVYGDGKWKRVETIVEAKTTNHYSSLQITTTREGSYLLDQVSVMPLDTYMGHGFRNDLFQMVADLKPKFLRFPGGCYVEGNYLRNRFQWKDTIGPWEERPGHLGDVWNYWSDDGIGFFEYLLLAEDLGALPIWVFNAGFGLNDEIDTSSIESYVQDALDGIEFARGSPTSQWGSVRAAMGHPTPFDLRYVAVGNENCWQTYFNYQGNYLKFYEAIKAAYPDIQIISNCDASRKPLNHPADLFDFHTYPSSNDMFSLFTKFDNTSRSGPKAFVSEYAVKSDAANGNLLAAVAEAAFLIGLEKNSDIVEMVSYAPLFLNINDKRWIPDAIVFDSYQVYGTPSYWVQKLFIESSGATFIDSTLSTTSSNKLAASVIIWQDSSDKKNYLRIKAVNFGAAAESLDIDLSGLDSNVQQYGSTITVLTSTNVMDENSFLEPKKVVPQTSPLEIDDKHLIVLLPSYSVISLDFLI